The Candidatus Methylomirabilis sp. genome includes a window with the following:
- a CDS encoding Spy/CpxP family protein refolding chaperone codes for MRTHKTWHGAGILLGVMAIGLWTASAFGQPPGGRGAGWGHPTDEMFLLQLVQGAGLTETQQAQVRQIVASHRPKFETLRRQLRSAREQLAEKLYVPGPVKAEDLAPLIQQIGKLREPLMHESLQVALEVRKLLTPEQLAKAKQRRQRLNEIRAEMRKLLEEGH; via the coding sequence ATGAGAACACATAAGACGTGGCATGGGGCGGGGATCCTGCTGGGAGTCATGGCGATAGGCCTTTGGACAGCCTCGGCCTTTGGCCAGCCGCCCGGAGGCCGGGGCGCGGGGTGGGGGCACCCAACCGACGAGATGTTCCTCCTTCAGCTCGTTCAGGGGGCGGGGCTCACGGAGACTCAGCAGGCGCAAGTCAGACAGATTGTGGCGAGCCATCGCCCCAAGTTTGAGACCCTCCGGCGGCAGCTCCGGTCTGCGCGCGAGCAGTTGGCCGAGAAACTCTATGTCCCCGGTCCGGTGAAGGCCGAAGACCTTGCCCCGCTGATCCAGCAGATCGGCAAGCTCCGAGAACCCCTCATGCACGAGTCGCTGCAGGTTGCCCTGGAGGTTCGCAAGCTGCTCACCCCCGAGCAGCTGGCCAAGGCGAAGCAGCGTCGACAACGATTGAACGAAATCCGTGCGGAGATGCGGAAACTGCTTGAGGAGGGGCACTAA